In a genomic window of Drosophila takahashii strain IR98-3 E-12201 chromosome 3L, DtakHiC1v2, whole genome shotgun sequence:
- the LOC108057913 gene encoding ATP synthase subunit b, mitochondrial, with product MFSRSALRPLTLAAFRSAATNSARGAIKLPALGHPEKDRLGFLPENWVKGPVGVGVLAYICSGDFCAMRHEHSGLYIGLMEDEYYSSGLTLGILAAFAVMKLVPLIANWTDVEVNKIESGNEAELKVLCIAPPLEKKNLNQDNVSRSS from the exons atgttctcaagATCAG CTCTGCGTCCTTTGACTTTGGCTGCCTTTCGTTCGGCTGCCACCAATTCTGCCCGAGGAGCCATCAAGCTCCCAGCGCTTGGACATCCCGAAAAGGATCGCCTCGGCTTTCTGCCCGAGAATTGGGTCAAAGGACCCGTGGGCGTCGGCGTGTTGGCCTATATCTGCTCCGGGGACTTCTGCGCCATGAGGCACGAGCACAGCGGACTCTATATTGGCCTCATGGAGGACGAGTACTACAGCAGTGGACTGACACTTGGTATCCTGGCCGCCTTCGCTGTGATGAAGCTCGTTCCACTGATTGCCAATTGGACTGATGTCGAGGTCAAT AAAATTGAGTCTGGCAACGAGGCTGAGTTAAAAGTCCTGTGTATCGCACCCCCTCTGGAGAAGAAGAACCTCAACCAGGACAATGTCAGTCGAAGCAGCtaa
- the LOC108057912 gene encoding oxaloacetate tautomerase FAHD2A, mitochondrial, giving the protein MSGLFHLLRTCIPKWCRPRPDRQSQKHLQHHIFRQLQTNHPTTQALVAIRPGEQVLPKCRFMQYRRANEHLKRLGMVSEDGSKMVELSSITCAASNMMDFIQQRYCMDSLLDSVQFMTIENVESVDLRLLPPIDSPGKIIGIDCNYVDNCDEQHISIPREPSFHVKFATSITGALDNIKAHSLAKHIDYGCQLAVVMGKKCREVAPKEALKHVFGFMVVQDIVARDWNALLGGHSMDTFLPLGPTIVHRCHVPDVNNLWIKTTINGEQRQTGNTRNMIFKVDFLIHRLSQYLTLCPGDIILTGTPAGAGAYRQPSSFLKPGDLIESEIQNLGKMCNKVVNPYS; this is encoded by the coding sequence AGCACCTGCAGCACCATATTTTCCGTCAGCTTCAGACCAATCACCCGACCACCCAGGCCCTGGTGGCCATCAGGCCTGGTGAACAGGTGCTGCCCAAGTGCAGGTTCATGCAGTACCGGAGGGCCAATGAGCACCTCAAGCGATTGGGCATGGTCTCCGAGGATGGCAGCAAAATGGTGGAGCTGTCGAGCATCACCTGTGCCGCCTCCAACATGATGGACTTCATCCAGCAGCGGTATTGTATGGACAGCCTGCTGGATAGCGTGCAATTCATGACGATTGAGAATGTGGAGTCCGTGGATCTGCGCCTGCTGCCGCCCATCGATTCACCGGGAAAGATCATCGGCATCGATTGCAACTACGTGGACAACTGTGACGAGCAGCACATCTCGATTCCCAGGGAGCCGAGCTTTCATGTCAAGTTCGCCACCTCGATTACGGGAGCATTGGACAACATCAAGGCGCACAGTTTGGCCAAACATATCGACTACGGATGCCAGCTGGCCGTCGTTATGGGCAAAAAGTGCCGGGAAGTAGCGCCCAAGGAGGCCCTGAAACACGTCTTCGGATTCATGGTGGTTCAGGATATCGTGGCCAGGGATTGGAATGCCCTTCTTGGCGGTCACTCGATGGATACTTTCCTCCCATTGGGTCCTACGATAGTTCACCGATGCCATGTGCCCGACGTCAATAACCTGTGGATCAAGACGACTATCAATGGGGAGCAGCGCCAGACGGGCAACACCCGAAATATGATCTTCAAGGTCGACTTCCTTATACACCGCCTGTCCCAGTACTTGACTCTCTGTCCGGGCGACATCATACTCACGGGCACGCCTGCCGGAGCGGGCGCCTATCGCCAACCGTCGAGCTTCCTGAAGCCCGGCGATCTTATCGAGAgcgaaattcaaaatttggGCAAAATGTGCAATAAAGTCGTAAATCCCTATTCTTAA